The nucleotide window GCCGCAGGTCTTCGATGGTGGTGATCTTGACGAGGTCGGGCATGGGGGCTCCAGGCAGGAGGGCGCGCGGGCGCGAATGGCGGCGATGTTAGAGCGGCACGGGCGCGGGCGGCGTGAGCCTTTTTTGCCGCGCTTGAAAAAAATGCAGCGCTCAGGCGCGGCGCACCAGCGCCACGCCGACGATGGTCAGCGCAAAGCCCAGCACCTGCAGCGGCACCAGCGTCTCGCCCAGGATGGCCCAGGATTGCAGGGCAGTGAGCGGCGGCACGATCAGCAGCAGCGCCGCGGTGCGCGTGGCCTCGCCGTGGCGCATGAGCCAGATCAAGAGCGTCGCGCCGCCCACCGACAGCAGCAGCACGGCGTACGCCAGGTAGCCCCACAAGAGCGGCGAGTTGTCCCAGCGCGGCTCGCCAAAGACCAGCGCCATCAGCACCAGCACGGACACCGCGCCCAGGTTCTGCACGCAACTGACGCTGCGCAGGTCGCCCGCGGCCAGCGGGTGCTTTTGCACCATGGAACCCACCGTGAGCGCGACGATGGCGCCGATCGCCACCAGCACCACGGCGGGCGCCAGCGGCGTGCCGGCGCTGGCCGCCAGCCGCGGCCACAGCACCAGCGCCACGCCGCCAAAGCCCAGCACCTGGCCCGCCCAGGCGCGCGCGGGCAGGCGCTGGCGCAGCAGCAGCACGCTGATGAGCGCGGTGAACAGCGGCTGCAGCGCGCCCACCAGCGCCATGACGCCGGCCGCCAGCCCCTGCGACATGGCCCACCAGCCGGGGCCCAGGTACAGCCCGCTCATCAGCGCCCCGGCCAGCAGGTGCAATGCAATGCGTCGCGCGCCGCGCGGCCAGGGCACGCGCGCAACCCACGCCGCCAGCGCGAACAGCAGCGACACGCAGACGAAGCGCAGCGCCAGGAACCAGAACGGATCGGCATGGTTGCTGGCGTCGCGCCCGACCAGAAAGCCCGAGGACCAGATCAGCAGGAAGGCCAGCGGCGCGGCGACCTGGGCCATGGCCGGCGCGGGCCGGGCGGTCTGGGCATCGGGCGCGCGGGGCGCAGCTCTCATGACGGCCGGCCCGCGGCGCGCACGCCGGCGCCGCGCACCTCGATGCGCACCGTATCCAGCACGTGGCCGCGCGCGTCGACGAGTTCCACCGTGTGCCGGCCGGGCCAGGGCAGCCAGCTCCACTGCGCGCCGCGCGCCAGCACCCGGCCCTGCATGCGCCAGGCCAGTAGCCGACCGCCTTCGGCGCCGTCGGCGACGAAGCGCAGGCGCTGGTGCGCGGGCGGGATGTCCGGGTCCAGCGCGATGATGGTGCCGCTGGCCGGCGCGGTGATGCGCGCGGGCGTGCCCGCAGCGGTTGGATTTGGGCCTTTTTGGCCTTCGGTCGGCGTGAAATAAGCGTTGGCAGCTACCGTATCCATAGCAAAAAGCGCCTGCTGCGTGCCCGGCAGAAACCATTCCTGGCGCGCGCTCTCGATCCAGTTGCCGCCCGGCGCACCGGCAAAGCGCACCGCCTGGCGCAGCACGCCGGGAGGCGGCTTGGGCGCAGGGCTGGGCGCGCTGCGGTGCAGCCAGCGCATCAGCTCGGCCCAGATGGGCGCGGCGCCGCTGGTGCCGCTGACGTCGTGCATGGGCGCGCCGCTGGCGTTGCCCACCCACACCGCGACGGTGTAGCGCGCCGACCATCCCACGGCCCAGTTGTCGCGCATGTCCTTGCTGGTGCCGGTCTTGGCGGCGCTCCAGAAGCGCGTGGCCAGCACGCTGTCGCTGCCGAAGGTGCGCACGCGGGCGTTGGCGTCCGACAGGATGTCGCCGACGATGAAAGCCGCCGCCGCATCGAGCGCCTGCACCGGCGCGGGCTGCCCACCGGCAGCGGCGCCGCGCAGGCGCGCAGGTGCATAGCGCCCGCCGTTGGCCAGCGCGCGGAAGGCGTCGGCCAGGCGCAGCAGCGTCACCTCGCTGCTGCCCAGCGCCAGGCTGTAGCCGTAGTAGCCGCCGCTTTCGCGCAGGCCGAAACCCAGGCGCTGCAGCTGCGCGAAGAAGGCGTCGGGCGTGACCATGACCAGCGTGCGCACCGCCGGCACGTTCAGCGACGCCGCCAGCGCCGTGCGCACCGAGACGTGGCCCTTGAACTGGCGGTCGTAGTTCTGCGGGATGTACAGGCCGCCTGGGGTGGCGATGTGGGCGCTGGAATCTTCGACCAGCGAGGCGGCCGTCAGGCGCCGCTCGGCAATCGCCTGCGCGTACAAAAAAGGCTTGAGCGTGGAGCCCGGCTGGCGCAGCGCCAGCACGCCGTCCACCTCGGCCGCCTGGCTCAAGGGGCCGGAGGAGCCGACCCAGGCCAGTACCTCGCCGCTGGCGTTGTCCAGCACCACCAGCGCTCCGTCCTGCACGTTGCGCCCGGCCAGTTCGCGCAGGTGGCGCGCCAGCAACTCGCCGGCCACGCGCTGCAGCGGCGCGCTCAGCGGGGTGCGCTCGCCGCGCCGCGCAGCGTCCTCGCCGGCGGCGCGCAGCCATTGGCGCGCGTAGTGCGGGGCGATGCCCTCGGTGGGCGCCCAGGCGCGGCGCTGCAGCGCGGCGGCGGTGAACAGGTCCAGCGCGTCGCAATCCACCGCCCCGTCGCGCCGCCGGCGCATCTCGCGCAGCACGCCGCAGGCGCGTTGCGCCACCAGGGCCGGGCGGGCATTGGGCGCGCGCACCAGCGCGGCTGTGACCGCGGCTTCGCGCTCATCCAGGCCGTGCGCGGCCTTGGCGAACAGCGTGTGTGCCAGCGCATCCATGCCGACCACCTCGCCGCGCAGGGGCACCAGGTTCAGGTAGGCCTCCAGGATCTGGTCCTTGCGCCAGCGCCGCTCCAGCACCTGCGCGGCCACGGCCTGGCCGAGTTTTTGCACCGCGCTGCGCCCGCCTGCGCCGCGCTGCCAGTCGTCATCCAGCAGGCCGGCCAGTTGCATGGTGATGGTGCTGGCGCCGCGCGTGCGCCGGTTCCACAGGTTGGCCCAGGCGGCGGCGGAGACGGCGGCCCAGTCCACGCCGCTGTGCTCATAAAAGCGCCGGTCCTCGCTCAGCACCAGCGCGGTGCGCAGCGCCGGCGAGATGTCGGCCAGGCCCAGCCACTGCCCGCGCCGCACGCTGGCGTCCAGCCGCACGCGCTGGATGGCTTCGCCCTCGCGCGAGAGCAGCCACACGTCCGAGGGCTGGTGCGCCGCGCGCACCTCGTCGAAGGTCGGCAGCGCCCAAGCCAGCGGCGCGGCGAGCAGCAGGCACGGCAGGATCAGCAGCAGGCGGCGCGGCATGGGCTCTTGCCGGTCAGTCGGGCACGACCGGGTAGAACGGCCGCCCCTGGAACTGCTCGGGGTGGCGCATCATCACGTCCAGCAGCACCGGCAGCATGCGCGTCAGCAGCGCGCGCCCGTCGCGCACCTGCGCGCGGTTGACCGAGCTGTTCCAGGTCGCGCCGCCGTGCATGAGCTGGTTGCGCAGCGTGTACAGGCGCACGAAGATTTCGTAGAGCACGCGCTCGGTGTCCTGCTGCGCCAGCGCCCGGTGCACGCGCTGGCGCGCCTCGTCGAAGGCCTCGCGCCAGTGGTCCGGGATGCTGCCGTCGCTGCGCGGGTTGTTCAGCGCGTCCCAGAAGGGCTGGAAGACGTAGCGGTTGTCCAGCAGCAAACGCACCGGGCCGGGGAAGACCTGCCAGACCAGCGCCTCCAGGGCCTTGTCCTGGTCCAGCCGGCAGACATCCGAGAGAAAGCTGCGAAAGCGCTGCTGCTCGGAGGTGCTGCCCGGCGCATGGCCCAGGTCCTGTGCGTAGGCAGCGTTGAAGGCGATCCACAGGCAGATGAAGGCGACGTCATCGTCGCCGGTCTGCGCCTCGGCGCGCTGCAGCCAGCTCAAGGCGCGGTGCATGCGCAGGGTGAAGGGGTTGCGCTCGGTGGCGATCAGGCTTTTGTGACGCTGGGCCAGCGTGGCGGCGGTCGGTGCGGGTGCAGGCGTCATGGGAGCAAAGTGTCTGGCGGTGGATGGGGCAGACGGGAATGATGCCGCAAGCTGCTGAAGGGCCGAGCGGCTGGTCCCTGATGTCTTGCCGTCTGCCTGTCACTAAAAGAAACCTGGTCCCACCCAATTAACGCACGTACAATAAATACCATGCGTATGGAATTTGACGCTGCGAAGGACGTCGCAAATCAGCACAAGCACGGCGTCTCGCTGACGCTGGCGTGCCAGATCGATTGGCCAAGCGTACTGTGCTTTGTCGATGACCGCACCGACTACGGTGAGGTGCGCGAAGTGGGGTACACCGTGATCGAGCGCCGGTTGTACTCAGTGGTATTCGTGCAGCGCGCCGACGCCATGAGGATCATCAGTCTGCGCAAGGCCAACAGCCGGGAGATCAAGCACTATGAACAAGCCCTCGCAGCCCGGCAAGGCGGGCATCATCGTTCCCACCGCCGAGGAAGATGCAGCCATCTACCGAGGCATCGCGGCAGACCCGGATGCGGTGGAGCTGACGGCGGATCTGGCTGCGCGTTTGCAGCCGCTGCGGCGCCGCGGTCGGCCCACGGCCGAGCGACCCAAGGTGCCCGTAACCATGCGCGTGGACGCCGACGTGCTGGACGCCATCAAGGCCACCGGCTCCGGCTGGCAGACCCGCGTCAACCAGTTGCTGCGCGACGCAGTACGCCGGGGCAAGCTAGCGGCCTAGCCACCCGGCGACAGCCACGGCCCGCTCGCCAGCCAGTCAACCCAACTCCAGCAACACCGGCTGATGGTCGGAGGCCTGTGTCTGGCCATCGATATGCATGGCGCACACGTGGCCCTTGAGCGAGTCGCTGACCCAGACGAAATCGCAGGCGATGGGCGACTTGGAAAAGCGCTGGTCGAACACGCAGAAGGTGGGCGGCTGCGGCGTTGCCGAGTGCAGCACGCGCCAGGCGTCGTGCAGCGGAACGCCGCCGGGCTGCGCCCAGGTGCCGGCCTCCTGGGGTGACAGCGGCGCGGCGAGCAGCGCGTATTCCGCCTCGTGTGCCTGCAGGTTGAAGTCGCCGCACAGGATGGCGTGTGGCGTGTGCGCGCGCGGCTGGAAGGGCGTGTCCGGCTTGCCCGGCGGCGCTGGCTGCGCGGCGTGAGCCGCGTATTCCAGCACCAGCGCACGCAGGCCCTGCGCCTGCGCCATGCGCTGCACACGCGAGTAGTACTCCAGGTGCGTGGTCATGATGCGCACGGCGCCCAGGGCTTCGTCCCGCACCGTCAGCACGCTGCACATGCGCGGCATGCTGCTCACCGCCGCATCTGCCGGGTACGGCAGCGGGTGATGCTGCACCTGCAGCACGGGCAGGCGCGTGGCGATCAGGTTGCCAAAGCGCTGGCGGCCACCGGGCGTCCAGGCATCGACGGCGGCGCCGAAGAACACCTGCCAGCCCGCGGGCAGCAGCGCCTGCACCTGGGCCGGCTGATCGCCCGGCGCGCCGGCCAGGGTGGGAAAACCGCTGGCGATCTCCTGCAGGCACAGCACGTCCACGTCGCCCAGGGCCAGTGCGCGCTGCACGATGCGCGCCACGTCGACCT belongs to Melaminivora suipulveris and includes:
- a CDS encoding DMT family transporter, whose amino-acid sequence is MAQVAAPLAFLLIWSSGFLVGRDASNHADPFWFLALRFVCVSLLFALAAWVARVPWPRGARRIALHLLAGALMSGLYLGPGWWAMSQGLAAGVMALVGALQPLFTALISVLLLRQRLPARAWAGQVLGFGGVALVLWPRLAASAGTPLAPAVVLVAIGAIVALTVGSMVQKHPLAAGDLRSVSCVQNLGAVSVLVLMALVFGEPRWDNSPLLWGYLAYAVLLLSVGGATLLIWLMRHGEATRTAALLLIVPPLTALQSWAILGETLVPLQVLGFALTIVGVALVRRA
- the pbpC gene encoding penicillin-binding protein 1C — its product is MPRRLLLILPCLLLAAPLAWALPTFDEVRAAHQPSDVWLLSREGEAIQRVRLDASVRRGQWLGLADISPALRTALVLSEDRRFYEHSGVDWAAVSAAAWANLWNRRTRGASTITMQLAGLLDDDWQRGAGGRSAVQKLGQAVAAQVLERRWRKDQILEAYLNLVPLRGEVVGMDALAHTLFAKAAHGLDEREAAVTAALVRAPNARPALVAQRACGVLREMRRRRDGAVDCDALDLFTAAALQRRAWAPTEGIAPHYARQWLRAAGEDAARRGERTPLSAPLQRVAGELLARHLRELAGRNVQDGALVVLDNASGEVLAWVGSSGPLSQAAEVDGVLALRQPGSTLKPFLYAQAIAERRLTAASLVEDSSAHIATPGGLYIPQNYDRQFKGHVSVRTALAASLNVPAVRTLVMVTPDAFFAQLQRLGFGLRESGGYYGYSLALGSSEVTLLRLADAFRALANGGRYAPARLRGAAAGGQPAPVQALDAAAAFIVGDILSDANARVRTFGSDSVLATRFWSAAKTGTSKDMRDNWAVGWSARYTVAVWVGNASGAPMHDVSGTSGAAPIWAELMRWLHRSAPSPAPKPPPGVLRQAVRFAGAPGGNWIESARQEWFLPGTQQALFAMDTVAANAYFTPTEGQKGPNPTAAGTPARITAPASGTIIALDPDIPPAHQRLRFVADGAEGGRLLAWRMQGRVLARGAQWSWLPWPGRHTVELVDARGHVLDTVRIEVRGAGVRAAGRPS
- a CDS encoding HEPN domain-containing protein translates to MTPAPAPTAATLAQRHKSLIATERNPFTLRMHRALSWLQRAEAQTGDDDVAFICLWIAFNAAYAQDLGHAPGSTSEQQRFRSFLSDVCRLDQDKALEALVWQVFPGPVRLLLDNRYVFQPFWDALNNPRSDGSIPDHWREAFDEARQRVHRALAQQDTERVLYEIFVRLYTLRNQLMHGGATWNSSVNRAQVRDGRALLTRMLPVLLDVMMRHPEQFQGRPFYPVVPD
- a CDS encoding BrnA antitoxin family protein, whose protein sequence is MNKPSQPGKAGIIVPTAEEDAAIYRGIAADPDAVELTADLAARLQPLRRRGRPTAERPKVPVTMRVDADVLDAIKATGSGWQTRVNQLLRDAVRRGKLAA
- a CDS encoding endonuclease/exonuclease/phosphatase family protein, encoding MQLLTWNTQWCLGLDGQVDVARIVQRALALGDVDVLCLQEIASGFPTLAGAPGDQPAQVQALLPAGWQVFFGAAVDAWTPGGRQRFGNLIATRLPVLQVQHHPLPYPADAAVSSMPRMCSVLTVRDEALGAVRIMTTHLEYYSRVQRMAQAQGLRALVLEYAAHAAQPAPPGKPDTPFQPRAHTPHAILCGDFNLQAHEAEYALLAAPLSPQEAGTWAQPGGVPLHDAWRVLHSATPQPPTFCVFDQRFSKSPIACDFVWVSDSLKGHVCAMHIDGQTQASDHQPVLLELG